A region of the Bacteroidota bacterium genome:
CTGGAAAACCAATTCATTGCCGATTACAGCGCCTTCATTTTGAAGCAGCCTTCCCTCCAAACACTGCAGGCGCTTGAACCCATGGAAGTGATCATCATGCCGCGTGTTGCCATCGATTGGGGCTATGCCAACCTCCAACAAGGTGACAAACTCGGCCGCCTGATCGCCGAATACTATTTCATTTACCAAGACCACCGCATTCGAAATCTCTATGCACGCACGCCCATGGAACGCTACGAAGCGCTTGGACAGGTGTTTCCCAACATTCAGAACCGCGTGCCGCAACACATGATCGCCTCCTATTTGGGTATCACCCCCGTCCATTTGAGCCGCTTGAAGAAGGCCGATCGCCAAAAAATCTAAACATTTGTTATCGTCTCGAAGGTATTCCGCCTGCGAAATTTGCGGTAAAAGGAAAAACCATGAGATTTTCGATTGCGCTAAAATCACGCCTCAAGACAAAATACGGTCCTTGGGCCGTTGTGACAGGTGCTTCCTCCGGCATCGGTGAAGAGCTCGCCACGCGCCTCGCCGAGGCTGGATTACATGTTGTGCTCCATGGTCGCCGGCAGGAAGCCTTGGAAAAGCACGCTGCGGATTTGCGACAGCGCTACAAGGTGGAAACCCTTGTCGTGGCTGCCGATTTGGCCGAAAGGGAGGGCGTTCAAACCTTGATCGCAGCCACGGCAGGTTTGCAGGTGGGTTTGTTGGTCGCCTCTGCGGGATTCGGAACCTCGGGATCGTTTGTGGCGAGCAAGTTGGAGGATGAACTCGAAATGCTGCGGGTGAATTGTGAGGCGTTGATGGTATTGACCCATCATTTTGCAGGATTGTTCGCGCAGCAAAAAAGGGGCGGTATCATCTTGATGGCCTCCTTGGTGGGCTTTCAAGGTACGCCATTTGCCGCACACTATGCCGCCACCAAGGCCTATGTGCAGTCCTTCGCCGAGGCGCTTTTTGTCGAATTTCGTCCGCTTGGGGTAGACGTCTTGGCCGCTGCGCCGGGGCCAGTGAGTTCGGGATTCGAGCAGCGGGCCAATATGCGCGTGGGTGGGGCATTGCAACCCGCCCAAATTGGTATCCCAATCCTGAAGGCCCTTG
Encoded here:
- a CDS encoding Crp/Fnr family transcriptional regulator, whose amino-acid sequence is MEQLAHVIRQMIQISESEMAELLGFCRPASFHNKAILSKPDQVPQEIFFINKGLLRVIVTDVEGTDHSMHFTLENQFIADYSAFILKQPSLQTLQALEPMEVIIMPRVAIDWGYANLQQGDKLGRLIAEYYFIYQDHRIRNLYARTPMERYEALGQVFPNIQNRVPQHMIASYLGITPVHLSRLKKADRQKI
- a CDS encoding SDR family oxidoreductase, whose product is MRFSIALKSRLKTKYGPWAVVTGASSGIGEELATRLAEAGLHVVLHGRRQEALEKHAADLRQRYKVETLVVAADLAEREGVQTLIAATAGLQVGLLVASAGFGTSGSFVASKLEDELEMLRVNCEALMVLTHHFAGLFAQQKRGGIILMASLVGFQGTPFAAHYAATKAYVQSFAEALFVEFRPLGVDVLAAAPGPVSSGFEQRANMRVGGALQPAQIGIPILKALGRKGTVLPGFLTKFLVASLRTVPRWAKVRIMKRVMGGMTKHQRTV